In a genomic window of Neoarius graeffei isolate fNeoGra1 chromosome 13, fNeoGra1.pri, whole genome shotgun sequence:
- the LOC132896086 gene encoding uncharacterized protein LOC132896086 isoform X2, which translates to MSTPAKLRVIFDDHTVHKLVLPSGIPGTLQDLKLVIQSTFCTPDGFTLMYQDEEFGGQFFTLTSIEDVQDKGTLKVVQVEPVILDLSAVEEKDDNLTESDSMSSISLASQDTVLLSSSDESPSHRSQPWPRKFEIPLFSFGIRLLLEAGNQAYHSEGTLLNNPKVTSGVLEELAEKIFEYTAYPTGIQVLNVVEALIEKYPCLKEPGSFNGMYGWQQRIKYKMGNYRAKVRGLKIACPELEVNKKTTSSPKGIRRPKKAEVNYLPPLPLGQTKETMDEERVDLLTEVKKTNNDKIISEKMEKTFPYRRLEVVSQMPAVPDVMERWPALFSQSQVKEEFKRITTIQLDRTFLSKMDLYTPKLLTVFKTKGGTAGTKIKSVLESLSQKQIDSHDAVIRCLIPFLGESTEELIKDYQDVSKDVIEQDLKDNVIKILVLGSAAEGAPPTDVIIVIDGTEVLGGCKTLANACMLLMGFVYSLNLSYPPKLKYTFEVFQKLLLELDDLKVSPKVDSLRRKLLH; encoded by the exons ATGTCCACCCCTGCAAAGCTAAGGGTCATCTTTGATGATCATACAGTCCACAAATTGGTTCTTCCATCAGGTATCCCCGGTACTCTACAGGATCTCAAGCTAGTCATCCAGAGCACATTCTGCACACCAGATGGCTTTACTCTAATGTATCAAGATGAAGAATTTGGGGGGCAGTTCTTCACATTGACCTCTATAGAAGATGTTCAAGACAAGGGTACCCTGAAAGTTGTTCAAGTTGAACCAGTCATTTTAGATCTCAGTGCAGTGGAAGAAAAGGATGATAACTTAACAGAATCAGACAGCATGTCATCCATATCTTTAGCATCTCAGGATACTGTTTTGCTTTCCTCATCTGATGAAAGTCCATCACACCGTTCCCAACCATGGCCAAGAAAGTTTGAAATTCCACTATTCTCCTTTGGGATTCGGCTCCTCCTGGAGGCAGGAAACCAAGCTTACCATTCTGAAGGCACCCTGCTAAACAACCCAAAAGTGACAAGCGGTGTCCTGGAAGAATTGGCTGAAAAAATATTTGAGTACACAGCATACCCTACGGGAATTCAAGTTCTGAATGTAGTCGAGGCCTTAATTGAGAAGTACCCATGCCTCAAAGAGCCAGGCTCGTTCAATGGAATGTACGGATGGCAACAAAGGATAAAGTACAAGATGGGAAATTACAGGGCAAAAGTAAGAGGGCTCAAAATAGCCTGTCCAGAGTTAGAAGTGAACAAAAAGACGACTTCTAGTCCCAAAGGAATCAGAAGACCCAAAAAGGCGGAAGTAAATtatttgccaccattgccactagGACAGACAAAAGAAACCATGGATGAAGAGAGAGTAGATCTACTTACAGAAGTAAAAAAGACCAACAACGACAAGATTATCAGTGAAAAAATGGAGAAGACCTTTCCATATCGACGACTGGAAGTTGTCAGTCAGATGCCTGCTGTCCCAGATGTCATGGAGAGATGGCCTGCCCTTTTCTCTCAATCTCAG GTGAAAGAGGAGTTCAAGAGGATCACAACCATTCAACTGGACCGAACCTTTTTGTCGAAGATGGATTTATACACTCCAAAACTCCTGACCGTTTTCAAGACAAAGGGTGGGACTGCAGGCACAAAAATAAAAAGCGTGTTGGAGTCTCTCAGTCAG AAGCAGATTGATAGCCATGATGCGGTCATCCGTTGTCTGATCCCTTTCCTGGGAGAATCGACAGAGGAACTCATTAAAGACTACCAG GATGTGTCCAAGGACGTCATCGAACAAGACCTCAAAGACAATGTGATCAAGATCCTTGTGCTGGGCAGTGCTGCAGAGGGTGCCCCCCCAACTGATGTCATCATTGTGATTGATGGTACAGAGGTATTAGGTGGTTGTAAAACACTTGCCAACGCTTGCATGCTGCTCATGGGCTTTGTGTACTCACTGAATCTCAGTTATCCTCCAAAATTGAAATACACATTTGAAGTGTTTCAAAAGTTGCTTTTGGAGTTAGATGATTTGAAGGTCTCCCCTAAAGTGGATTCTCTGAGGAGGAAACTGCTACATTAA
- the LOC132896086 gene encoding uncharacterized protein LOC132896086 isoform X3 — MSTPAKLRVIFDDHTVHKLVLPSGIPGTLQDLKLVIQSTFCTPDGFTLMYQDEEFGGQFFTLTSIEDVQDKGTLKVVQVEPVILDLSAVEEKDDNLTESDSMSSISLASQDTVLLSSSDESPSHRSQPWPRKFEIPLFSFGIRLLLEAGNQAYHSEGTLLNNPKVTSGVLEELAEKIFEYTAYPTGIQVLNVVEALIEKYPCLKEPGSFNGMYGWQQRIKYKMGNYRAKVRGLKIACPELEVNKKTTSSPKGIRRPKKAEVNYLPPLPLGQTKETMDEERVDLLTEVKKTNNDKIISEKMEKTFPYRRLEVVSQMPAVPDVMERWPALFSQSQVKEEFKRITTIQLDRTFLSKMDLYTPKLLTVFKTKGGTAGTKIKSVLESLSQQIDSHDAVIRCLIPFLGESTEELIKDYQQDVSKDVIEQDLKDNVIKILVLGSAAEGAPPTDVIIVIDGTEVLGGCKTLANACMLLMGFVYSLNLSYPPKLKYTFEVFQKLLLELDDLKVSPKVDSLRRKLLH; from the exons ATGTCCACCCCTGCAAAGCTAAGGGTCATCTTTGATGATCATACAGTCCACAAATTGGTTCTTCCATCAGGTATCCCCGGTACTCTACAGGATCTCAAGCTAGTCATCCAGAGCACATTCTGCACACCAGATGGCTTTACTCTAATGTATCAAGATGAAGAATTTGGGGGGCAGTTCTTCACATTGACCTCTATAGAAGATGTTCAAGACAAGGGTACCCTGAAAGTTGTTCAAGTTGAACCAGTCATTTTAGATCTCAGTGCAGTGGAAGAAAAGGATGATAACTTAACAGAATCAGACAGCATGTCATCCATATCTTTAGCATCTCAGGATACTGTTTTGCTTTCCTCATCTGATGAAAGTCCATCACACCGTTCCCAACCATGGCCAAGAAAGTTTGAAATTCCACTATTCTCCTTTGGGATTCGGCTCCTCCTGGAGGCAGGAAACCAAGCTTACCATTCTGAAGGCACCCTGCTAAACAACCCAAAAGTGACAAGCGGTGTCCTGGAAGAATTGGCTGAAAAAATATTTGAGTACACAGCATACCCTACGGGAATTCAAGTTCTGAATGTAGTCGAGGCCTTAATTGAGAAGTACCCATGCCTCAAAGAGCCAGGCTCGTTCAATGGAATGTACGGATGGCAACAAAGGATAAAGTACAAGATGGGAAATTACAGGGCAAAAGTAAGAGGGCTCAAAATAGCCTGTCCAGAGTTAGAAGTGAACAAAAAGACGACTTCTAGTCCCAAAGGAATCAGAAGACCCAAAAAGGCGGAAGTAAATtatttgccaccattgccactagGACAGACAAAAGAAACCATGGATGAAGAGAGAGTAGATCTACTTACAGAAGTAAAAAAGACCAACAACGACAAGATTATCAGTGAAAAAATGGAGAAGACCTTTCCATATCGACGACTGGAAGTTGTCAGTCAGATGCCTGCTGTCCCAGATGTCATGGAGAGATGGCCTGCCCTTTTCTCTCAATCTCAG GTGAAAGAGGAGTTCAAGAGGATCACAACCATTCAACTGGACCGAACCTTTTTGTCGAAGATGGATTTATACACTCCAAAACTCCTGACCGTTTTCAAGACAAAGGGTGGGACTGCAGGCACAAAAATAAAAAGCGTGTTGGAGTCTCTCAGTCAG CAGATTGATAGCCATGATGCGGTCATCCGTTGTCTGATCCCTTTCCTGGGAGAATCGACAGAGGAACTCATTAAAGACTACCAG CAGGATGTGTCCAAGGACGTCATCGAACAAGACCTCAAAGACAATGTGATCAAGATCCTTGTGCTGGGCAGTGCTGCAGAGGGTGCCCCCCCAACTGATGTCATCATTGTGATTGATGGTACAGAGGTATTAGGTGGTTGTAAAACACTTGCCAACGCTTGCATGCTGCTCATGGGCTTTGTGTACTCACTGAATCTCAGTTATCCTCCAAAATTGAAATACACATTTGAAGTGTTTCAAAAGTTGCTTTTGGAGTTAGATGATTTGAAGGTCTCCCCTAAAGTGGATTCTCTGAGGAGGAAACTGCTACATTAA
- the LOC132896086 gene encoding uncharacterized protein LOC132896086 isoform X1, producing MSTPAKLRVIFDDHTVHKLVLPSGIPGTLQDLKLVIQSTFCTPDGFTLMYQDEEFGGQFFTLTSIEDVQDKGTLKVVQVEPVILDLSAVEEKDDNLTESDSMSSISLASQDTVLLSSSDESPSHRSQPWPRKFEIPLFSFGIRLLLEAGNQAYHSEGTLLNNPKVTSGVLEELAEKIFEYTAYPTGIQVLNVVEALIEKYPCLKEPGSFNGMYGWQQRIKYKMGNYRAKVRGLKIACPELEVNKKTTSSPKGIRRPKKAEVNYLPPLPLGQTKETMDEERVDLLTEVKKTNNDKIISEKMEKTFPYRRLEVVSQMPAVPDVMERWPALFSQSQVKEEFKRITTIQLDRTFLSKMDLYTPKLLTVFKTKGGTAGTKIKSVLESLSQKQIDSHDAVIRCLIPFLGESTEELIKDYQQDVSKDVIEQDLKDNVIKILVLGSAAEGAPPTDVIIVIDGTEVLGGCKTLANACMLLMGFVYSLNLSYPPKLKYTFEVFQKLLLELDDLKVSPKVDSLRRKLLH from the exons ATGTCCACCCCTGCAAAGCTAAGGGTCATCTTTGATGATCATACAGTCCACAAATTGGTTCTTCCATCAGGTATCCCCGGTACTCTACAGGATCTCAAGCTAGTCATCCAGAGCACATTCTGCACACCAGATGGCTTTACTCTAATGTATCAAGATGAAGAATTTGGGGGGCAGTTCTTCACATTGACCTCTATAGAAGATGTTCAAGACAAGGGTACCCTGAAAGTTGTTCAAGTTGAACCAGTCATTTTAGATCTCAGTGCAGTGGAAGAAAAGGATGATAACTTAACAGAATCAGACAGCATGTCATCCATATCTTTAGCATCTCAGGATACTGTTTTGCTTTCCTCATCTGATGAAAGTCCATCACACCGTTCCCAACCATGGCCAAGAAAGTTTGAAATTCCACTATTCTCCTTTGGGATTCGGCTCCTCCTGGAGGCAGGAAACCAAGCTTACCATTCTGAAGGCACCCTGCTAAACAACCCAAAAGTGACAAGCGGTGTCCTGGAAGAATTGGCTGAAAAAATATTTGAGTACACAGCATACCCTACGGGAATTCAAGTTCTGAATGTAGTCGAGGCCTTAATTGAGAAGTACCCATGCCTCAAAGAGCCAGGCTCGTTCAATGGAATGTACGGATGGCAACAAAGGATAAAGTACAAGATGGGAAATTACAGGGCAAAAGTAAGAGGGCTCAAAATAGCCTGTCCAGAGTTAGAAGTGAACAAAAAGACGACTTCTAGTCCCAAAGGAATCAGAAGACCCAAAAAGGCGGAAGTAAATtatttgccaccattgccactagGACAGACAAAAGAAACCATGGATGAAGAGAGAGTAGATCTACTTACAGAAGTAAAAAAGACCAACAACGACAAGATTATCAGTGAAAAAATGGAGAAGACCTTTCCATATCGACGACTGGAAGTTGTCAGTCAGATGCCTGCTGTCCCAGATGTCATGGAGAGATGGCCTGCCCTTTTCTCTCAATCTCAG GTGAAAGAGGAGTTCAAGAGGATCACAACCATTCAACTGGACCGAACCTTTTTGTCGAAGATGGATTTATACACTCCAAAACTCCTGACCGTTTTCAAGACAAAGGGTGGGACTGCAGGCACAAAAATAAAAAGCGTGTTGGAGTCTCTCAGTCAG AAGCAGATTGATAGCCATGATGCGGTCATCCGTTGTCTGATCCCTTTCCTGGGAGAATCGACAGAGGAACTCATTAAAGACTACCAG CAGGATGTGTCCAAGGACGTCATCGAACAAGACCTCAAAGACAATGTGATCAAGATCCTTGTGCTGGGCAGTGCTGCAGAGGGTGCCCCCCCAACTGATGTCATCATTGTGATTGATGGTACAGAGGTATTAGGTGGTTGTAAAACACTTGCCAACGCTTGCATGCTGCTCATGGGCTTTGTGTACTCACTGAATCTCAGTTATCCTCCAAAATTGAAATACACATTTGAAGTGTTTCAAAAGTTGCTTTTGGAGTTAGATGATTTGAAGGTCTCCCCTAAAGTGGATTCTCTGAGGAGGAAACTGCTACATTAA